From a single Nostoc edaphicum CCNP1411 genomic region:
- a CDS encoding aromatic ring-hydroxylating dioxygenase subunit alpha, which translates to MAKTPLFLRNTWYYALPSKQLKSGQIISKTLLNELIIFSRDRSGTVIAKVSETKSYPIQEAQGNIWIYMSNDETSLILEEIPRIPEFADQSHQGVESIRFSCDVDHAVVGLIDPAHIAFVHQAWWWRSPETLKEVVKTFEPSLYGFTMRKHPLEQQTLFYRLIGHNPQIEISFRLPGIRIERVFTDKHMVCNLTAITPISETETEETTMFYTTLPWFPILQPLLLWFTRSFLNQDQKILLKQQIGLKHNPPLTLVGDADAQARWYYRLKAEFAKSQIQGRSFVNPIKEKTLRWRS; encoded by the coding sequence ATGGCTAAAACACCTTTGTTTTTAAGAAATACTTGGTACTATGCATTACCCAGTAAGCAGCTAAAATCTGGACAAATAATTTCAAAAACCCTCTTAAATGAGCTAATAATTTTTAGTCGCGATCGCTCAGGAACAGTTATTGCCAAGGTAAGCGAAACGAAAAGTTATCCAATACAAGAGGCGCAAGGAAATATTTGGATTTATATGTCAAATGATGAGACTTCCTTAATACTAGAAGAAATCCCACGAATCCCTGAGTTTGCCGATCAAAGCCACCAAGGCGTTGAGTCCATACGCTTTTCTTGTGATGTTGATCACGCCGTAGTCGGATTGATCGATCCTGCTCATATTGCTTTCGTTCACCAGGCGTGGTGGTGGCGTTCCCCTGAAACACTAAAGGAAGTAGTCAAAACCTTTGAACCATCTTTGTACGGCTTTACCATGCGAAAGCACCCACTAGAACAACAAACCTTGTTCTATCGCTTGATTGGACACAATCCACAGATTGAAATCTCATTCCGTTTACCAGGAATTCGTATTGAGCGGGTGTTCACTGATAAACATATGGTCTGTAACTTAACAGCAATTACTCCCATTTCCGAAACTGAGACTGAGGAAACAACTATGTTTTACACAACTTTACCTTGGTTTCCGATTCTCCAGCCATTGTTACTATGGTTTACGCGCAGTTTTCTCAATCAAGATCAAAAAATTTTGCTTAAACAACAAATCGGCTTGAAACATAATCCACCTTTAACTTTAGTTGGAGATGCCGATGCCCAAGCCCGTTGGTATTATAGATTGAAAGCAGAATTTGCTAAATCTCAAATACAGGGGCGTTCTTTTGTTAACCCAATTAAAGAAAAGACACTTCGATGGCGTAGTTAA